The following DNA comes from Picosynechococcus sp. PCC 7003.
TGAAGCTCCGGATTAACCAGACAAAGTTGCTGAAATTGTTCATTGCTTAACGTGAAAACGGGTTCTAGCGCCAGGGTCATTGTAGTCATTAGCCTTACCCACTTGATTTGTGCTTTCTATTGTATTCAACGATTCTGATTAGGGGTGTAAGCGACGGGCGATCGCCTGACTAAACCGCGATAGACATCATTGGTTCAAAATGTAACACCATGATTTGTTCTGGTAATAGACCCACCGATTCAAAGGTTCTCCCTTGGCGATCACTAAACTCTACTTCAAAAGCTTTACCATCCGCAAGAATTTCGACAACAGTACCAACCTGTCCTTTTAATAAATTAAACTCTGGTAAATCAACCGTTAAAGCAACAACATCTAATAACTGAGTTGAATTTTTCATTAGATTTGTTCTCCAAACTTATAAGAGATAACAAGTTGTTAGTTTAGGAACATTTGAGCCATGCTCAATTATCCAGCCACTACGCACTATTGCTCTTTTATTCTGCCATACCAATTCAAAATCGACAGTATAACGCTGACCAAATTGATCACGGCGACCCAGTTGAGCATCATGGGTTTGCACAATGTCAAATAAGATCAACCGTAATCGATCAGCATCTTGAGCTTTCATTCCCAATTGAGAACGGAATAATCGCGCCTTATGTTTGCCATCACTATGGTCTAGATTAAGGCAATAATCTCGCAATTTCCGAATATCAATAATCGCATTTTCTGCATTGGGAACTCTCATTTCTTAGGGATGTAAGCGACGGGCGATCGCCTCACTCCAGCTAGTGGTCATTTCGGCAACGGAAACATTGATCAAAGAGCCAATTTCCAGATGATTGGAATCATTAACCACACCGATCGCCTGCCAATTGTCCGCCAAAGATTGGGTTAAATGGGCTTCAAATTGGGCTTGTTTATCGGGGGCGACGGACACAATAATTTTGCCGCAGGTTTCACCAAAGAGCATTTCGTCTAAACGCCCTTCTGAATCGACAGAAATCGTTGCGCCGACCTTGCCGCCAATACAACATTCCGCCAGGGCAACGGCTAAACCCCCTTCCGCTAAGTCATGGGCAGAGGCTAACAGTCCAGCGGCGATCGCCTCCCGCACGGTTTTTTGGACAGCTTTTTCGAGGGTGAAATTCACTTGGGGGGGAATACCAGCCACGGTATTGTGAATCGTATTTAAATATTCCGAACCGCCAAGGGTTGTTGTTGCTTGAATGCCCAAAAGATAGACCTTATCCCCAGCATTTTGGAACGCCAAACCACAGACCTGATTAATCTGTTCAACCCGTCCCACCATACCAATTACAGGCGTTGGATAAATGGGGGTCGGTTTGCCATCACTATCAAGGGTTTCGTTATAGAGAGAAACATTACCACCCGTGACAGGCGTATCCAATTCCCGACAAGCTTCCGCAATCCCTTTACAAGCATTTGCCAACTGCCAATAACCCACAGGTTTTTCGGGACTACCAAAATTTAAATTGTTAGTAATTGCCAAGGGTTCCGCACCGACACAACTTAAATTTCTTGCCGCTTCAGCCACTGCCGCCTTTGCCCCTTCCAACGGATTCAAATAGACATAACGGGGATTGCAATCGGTACAAGCTGCCACGCCAATTGTTGACGCATCGGGCTTACCATTTACTGGACGAACCCGCACCACCGCTGCATCAGCTCCACCGGGGAAAATCACCGTATTGTTTTGCACTTGATGATCGTACTGGCGATAAATCCACTTTTTAGAAGCAATGGTCGGCACATCTAACAGGGTTAATAAAATCTCATTCCAAGATTTTCCAGCGATGCCATTAACATCACAATTCGGCAAACTATCGGCAGACCAAGCCCAAGCTGTTTGCGCATATTCGGGGGCTTCCGCCATCAATTCCCGGTGATAAATTGGTGTATTATCTGATAGCGCAGTGGCTGGAACTTCCGCCGCAATTTCACCCTTAAACATGATTTTGACGATGGGTTCTTCAATCACTTCGCCCGCAACAACTGCCTGTAAACCCCAACGGTGGAAAATATCAATTAACTCTTGTTCACGACCTTTGTGGGCAACAAATAACATCCGTTCTTGGGATTCCGAAAGTAAATATTCGTAGGGAACCATGCCCGTTTCCCGCACCGGAATTTTATCGAGATCGAGCAGGACACCGACCCCACCTTTTGCCGCCATCTCCGCCGTAGAACAGGTTAAACCCGCTGCACCCATATCTTGTGCCGCTGCCACCGCTCCGGTTTTAAAGGCTTCTAAACAAGCTTCAATCAGGGATTTTTCGGTAAAGGGATCCCCCACTTGCACAGCAGGGCGATCGTCCATGGATTCATCGGTTAATTCCGCACTGGCGAAACTTGCACCCCCCATGCCATCGCGTCCCGTGGTGGAGCCAACATAGAGCACCGGATTACCAACGCCATAGGCTCCCGATTTGATGATTTCCTCGGTTTCCATCAAGCCCAACGCCATCGCATTGACGAGGGGATTACCGGAGTAAGCCTTATCAAAATAGACCTCACCGCCCACGGTCGGCACGCCCACGCAGTTGCCATAGTGTGAAATTCCTTCGACCACACCGTTAAAAATGCGGCG
Coding sequences within:
- a CDS encoding DUF6883 domain-containing protein — its product is MRVPNAENAIIDIRKLRDYCLNLDHSDGKHKARLFRSQLGMKAQDADRLRLILFDIVQTHDAQLGRRDQFGQRYTVDFELVWQNKRAIVRSGWIIEHGSNVPKLTTCYLL
- a CDS encoding DUF4926 domain-containing protein gives rise to the protein MKNSTQLLDVVALTVDLPEFNLLKGQVGTVVEILADGKAFEVEFSDRQGRTFESVGLLPEQIMVLHFEPMMSIAV
- the purL gene encoding phosphoribosylformylglycinamidine synthase subunit PurL, which translates into the protein MTTCPFTPEEIASEGIKPEEYEEIVSRLGRHPNKAELGMFGVMWSEHCCYKNSRPLLSGFPTEGKRVLVGPGENAGVVDMGDGLHLAFKIESHNHPSAIEPFQGAATGVGGILRDIFTMGARPIALLNSLRFGTLDNAQTRRIFNGVVEGISHYGNCVGVPTVGGEVYFDKAYSGNPLVNAMALGLMETEEIIKSGAYGVGNPVLYVGSTTGRDGMGGASFASAELTDESMDDRPAVQVGDPFTEKSLIEACLEAFKTGAVAAAQDMGAAGLTCSTAEMAAKGGVGVLLDLDKIPVRETGMVPYEYLLSESQERMLFVAHKGREQELIDIFHRWGLQAVVAGEVIEEPIVKIMFKGEIAAEVPATALSDNTPIYHRELMAEAPEYAQTAWAWSADSLPNCDVNGIAGKSWNEILLTLLDVPTIASKKWIYRQYDHQVQNNTVIFPGGADAAVVRVRPVNGKPDASTIGVAACTDCNPRYVYLNPLEGAKAAVAEAARNLSCVGAEPLAITNNLNFGSPEKPVGYWQLANACKGIAEACRELDTPVTGGNVSLYNETLDSDGKPTPIYPTPVIGMVGRVEQINQVCGLAFQNAGDKVYLLGIQATTTLGGSEYLNTIHNTVAGIPPQVNFTLEKAVQKTVREAIAAGLLASAHDLAEGGLAVALAECCIGGKVGATISVDSEGRLDEMLFGETCGKIIVSVAPDKQAQFEAHLTQSLADNWQAIGVVNDSNHLEIGSLINVSVAEMTTSWSEAIARRLHP